A window of Mycolicibacterium fluoranthenivorans contains these coding sequences:
- the katG gene encoding catalase/peroxidase HPI: MPETSPPIGEAQTEPAESGCPMLIKPPVEGGSNRDWWPNAVNLKILQKDPDVINPLDPDFDYSAAVQTLDFDQLAADVDAVMTDSQDWWPADFGHYGPFFIRMSWHAAGTYRVADGRGGGGKGMQRFAPLNSWPDNVSLDKARRLLWPVKKKYGKKLSWSDLIVYAGNRAMENMGFKTAGFAFGRPDYWEPEEDIYWGAEHEWLGSQERYAGSGKDRTKLENPLGASHMGLIYVNPEGPEGNPDPVAAAIDIRETFGRMAMNDEETAALIVGGHTFGKTHGATEVENGVEPEAAPLEMQGLGWANSGLGNETVSSGLEVTWTHTPTKWDNSFLEILYGNEWELFKSPAGANQWRPKDGGWANSVPMAQGNGKTHPAMLTTDLSMRMDPIYGAITRRWLDHPEELADAFAKAWFKLLHRDMGPVPRYLGPLVPKETWLWQDIVPAGQKIGDADVATLKAAIAESGLTVPQLVSTAWKAAASYRHSDMRGGANGGRIRLQPQLGWEANETDELVPVIAKLEEIQASAGVPVSFADLVVLAGNVGVEKAAKAAGFDVTVPFTSGRGDATQEQTDVESFAYLEPKADGFRNYAGKGLPLPSEYVLIDRANQLNLSGPEMTVLIGGLRVLGANYQGTDLGVLTDKPGQLTTDFFVNLLDMSTKWTPSSAEDGTYVGTDRATGAPKWTASRVDLLFGSNSQLRALVEVYAEDDAKEKFVKDFVAAWTKVANSDLF, from the coding sequence ATGCCAGAGACATCCCCACCGATCGGTGAAGCCCAGACAGAGCCCGCCGAGAGTGGTTGTCCCATGCTCATCAAGCCGCCCGTCGAGGGCGGCAGCAACCGCGATTGGTGGCCCAACGCGGTCAACCTGAAGATCCTGCAGAAGGATCCCGACGTCATCAACCCGCTGGACCCGGACTTCGACTACAGCGCGGCCGTGCAGACCCTCGATTTCGATCAACTCGCCGCTGACGTCGACGCCGTGATGACCGATTCACAGGACTGGTGGCCCGCGGACTTCGGGCACTACGGACCGTTCTTCATCCGGATGTCCTGGCACGCCGCCGGCACCTACCGGGTCGCGGACGGCCGCGGTGGTGGCGGTAAGGGCATGCAGCGCTTCGCGCCGCTGAACAGCTGGCCCGACAACGTCAGCCTGGACAAGGCCCGCCGTCTGCTGTGGCCGGTGAAGAAGAAGTACGGCAAGAAGCTGTCCTGGTCCGACCTGATCGTGTACGCGGGTAACCGCGCCATGGAGAACATGGGCTTCAAGACCGCGGGCTTCGCGTTCGGCCGCCCCGATTACTGGGAGCCCGAAGAGGACATCTACTGGGGCGCCGAGCACGAGTGGCTGGGCTCCCAGGAGCGCTACGCCGGTTCGGGCAAGGACCGGACCAAGCTGGAGAACCCGTTGGGCGCCAGCCACATGGGGCTGATCTACGTCAACCCCGAAGGCCCCGAGGGCAATCCGGATCCGGTGGCCGCCGCCATCGATATCCGCGAGACCTTCGGCCGGATGGCGATGAACGACGAGGAGACCGCAGCGCTGATCGTCGGTGGTCACACCTTCGGTAAGACCCACGGCGCCACCGAGGTGGAGAACGGCGTGGAGCCCGAAGCCGCGCCGCTGGAGATGCAGGGCCTGGGCTGGGCGAACTCGGGTCTGGGCAACGAGACCGTCAGCAGCGGTCTCGAGGTCACCTGGACCCACACCCCCACCAAGTGGGACAACTCGTTCCTGGAGATCCTCTACGGCAACGAGTGGGAGTTGTTCAAGAGCCCCGCGGGTGCCAACCAGTGGCGGCCCAAGGACGGCGGCTGGGCCAACTCGGTACCGATGGCCCAGGGCAACGGCAAGACTCATCCGGCGATGCTCACCACCGACCTGTCGATGCGGATGGACCCCATCTACGGCGCCATCACCCGGCGTTGGCTGGATCACCCGGAGGAGCTGGCCGACGCGTTCGCCAAGGCCTGGTTCAAGCTTCTGCACCGTGACATGGGGCCGGTCCCGCGCTACCTCGGGCCGCTGGTGCCCAAGGAGACCTGGCTGTGGCAGGACATCGTGCCCGCCGGCCAGAAGATCGGCGATGCCGATGTCGCGACGCTCAAGGCGGCCATCGCCGAGTCGGGTCTGACGGTGCCGCAGCTGGTCTCGACCGCGTGGAAGGCGGCCGCGTCCTACCGGCACAGCGATATGCGTGGTGGCGCCAACGGCGGGCGGATCCGGCTGCAGCCGCAGCTGGGCTGGGAAGCCAACGAGACCGACGAGCTGGTCCCGGTGATCGCCAAGCTGGAGGAGATCCAGGCCTCCGCGGGCGTGCCGGTGTCCTTCGCCGATCTGGTCGTGCTGGCCGGCAACGTGGGTGTCGAAAAGGCTGCCAAGGCAGCCGGATTCGATGTCACCGTGCCGTTCACCTCCGGTCGTGGCGATGCCACCCAGGAACAGACCGACGTCGAGTCGTTCGCCTACCTGGAGCCCAAGGCCGATGGCTTCCGCAACTACGCGGGCAAGGGTCTGCCGCTGCCGTCGGAGTACGTGCTCATCGACCGGGCCAACCAGCTGAACCTGTCCGGTCCGGAGATGACGGTGCTGATCGGCGGCCTGCGGGTGCTGGGCGCCAACTACCAGGGCACCGACCTCGGTGTGCTCACCGACAAGCCGGGGCAGTTGACGACCGACTTCTTCGTGAACCTGCTGGACATGAGCACCAAGTGGACGCCTTCCTCGGCCGAGGACGGCACCTACGTCGGCACCGACCGGGCCACCGGTGCGCCGAAGTGGACCGCCAGCCGCGTCGACCTGCTGTTCGGGTCGAACTCGCAGCTGCGGGCCCTGGTCGAGGTGTACGCCGAGGACGACGCGAAGGAGAAGTTCGTCAAGGACTTCGTCGCCGCGTGGACCAAGGTCGCCAACTCGGATCTGTTCTAA
- a CDS encoding Fur family transcriptional regulator yields the protein MLRDASLRVTRPRVAVLGAVHGHPHADTDTVIRSVRADLPEVSHQTVYDALNALTAAGLVRRIQPSGSVARYESRVGDNHHHVVCRKCGVIADVDCAVGEAPCLTASDDLGFAIDEAEVIYWGVCPDCAIAQTV from the coding sequence ATGTTGCGGGACGCCTCTCTGCGCGTCACCCGTCCCCGGGTCGCCGTGCTGGGCGCCGTGCACGGTCATCCGCATGCCGATACCGACACGGTCATCCGTTCGGTGCGGGCGGACCTTCCCGAGGTGTCGCATCAGACGGTGTACGACGCGCTCAATGCGCTGACTGCGGCAGGCCTGGTACGGCGAATCCAGCCTTCGGGTTCGGTGGCTCGCTATGAGTCCCGAGTCGGGGACAACCACCACCATGTGGTGTGCCGAAAGTGCGGCGTGATCGCCGACGTCGACTGTGCGGTCGGCGAGGCGCCGTGTCTGACGGCATCCGACGACCTCGGTTTCGCGATCGATGAGGCCGAAGTCATCTACTGGGGCGTTTGCCCCGATTGTGCTATCGCACAAACTGTTTGA
- a CDS encoding GlsB/YeaQ/YmgE family stress response membrane protein, with product MIGTIISALVVGLIIGALARLVMPGKQDIGILMTIGLGALGSLIGSWATYQLGYHNANGGWEIIPFVVGIAVAAGLIAVYLAVRGRSHHVTH from the coding sequence ATGATCGGGACCATCATCAGCGCTCTCGTCGTCGGATTGATCATCGGCGCCCTGGCTCGGCTTGTCATGCCGGGCAAGCAGGACATCGGCATTCTCATGACCATCGGACTCGGCGCCCTCGGCTCGCTCATCGGCAGTTGGGCGACCTACCAACTGGGCTACCACAACGCCAATGGCGGGTGGGAGATCATCCCGTTCGTCGTCGGTATCGCCGTGGCCGCCGGGCTGATCGCGGTGTACCTGGCCGTCCGCGGCCGGTCGCATCACGTCACGCACTGA
- a CDS encoding GAF and ANTAR domain-containing protein translates to MTHSYDDALRTAMADLAGTAEDARKPIERTLSELTEAAVALIEGVDCAGVLLIKDGEFSSLAGTSDVARALDHAQRDTGEGPCVDAAERDVIVRCNDLRKDGRWPRFSEVAISTGVLSVMSFRLYTKGVDSGALNLFGFGTGSFTAEPEALGAMLATHAAISLVAANRQQQFDSALASRDLIGQAKGIIMERFDVDAVRAFELLRRVSQESNTPVKVIAARLAERSSTDDDGSVVGSV, encoded by the coding sequence GTGACGCACAGCTACGACGACGCCCTCAGGACGGCCATGGCGGACCTGGCCGGCACCGCCGAGGACGCCCGCAAGCCGATCGAACGCACTCTGTCCGAACTGACCGAGGCCGCGGTGGCGCTCATCGAGGGCGTGGACTGTGCCGGCGTGCTGTTGATCAAGGACGGTGAATTCTCCTCGCTCGCAGGTACATCGGACGTCGCGAGAGCACTCGACCACGCACAGCGGGATACCGGTGAGGGGCCCTGTGTCGACGCGGCGGAGCGCGATGTCATCGTGCGTTGCAACGATCTGCGCAAAGACGGTCGCTGGCCGCGCTTCAGTGAGGTCGCGATATCGACCGGCGTGCTCAGCGTGATGTCATTCCGGTTGTACACCAAGGGTGTGGACAGCGGTGCGCTGAATCTGTTCGGCTTCGGAACCGGCTCGTTCACCGCCGAACCCGAGGCCCTGGGCGCCATGCTGGCCACGCACGCGGCCATCTCGCTGGTGGCGGCCAACCGGCAGCAGCAGTTCGACTCGGCGCTGGCCAGCCGGGACCTGATCGGGCAGGCCAAGGGCATCATCATGGAACGTTTCGACGTCGACGCGGTCCGGGCCTTCGAGCTGTTGCGCCGGGTGTCGCAGGAGTCCAACACGCCGGTGAAGGTCATCGCGGCCCGGCTGGCCGAGCGCAGTTCGACGGATGACGACGGGTCGGTCGTCGGGTCGGTTTGA
- a CDS encoding helix-turn-helix transcriptional regulator — MATTAPASAPIGRHGDGPRGSGGWLVESGAGDWGAERAYLDATYGTALSIDGLGPGSSVRHRYGTASGFTVDEVSLRRGVRLVARPETGVMIALAVDGAVQLGDTELGPGESVLADERRGWSATARSGTVVLIMLEAWLIQRAADERGAGLLAMRNLHPRPVLQQLGEAWQRSVHYVVEMMDARAPRALVDAGGQVLAAAVLACFASPPAPPSPAGAHVMDLPTPLRRAMAFIAAGAREAIGVNEIAEAVHLSPRAVQYLFRRHLDETPTEHLRRVRLQRAHLDLLAADRSGTTVSEVARRWGFGHTGRFAVLYRETYGVSPHMTLRG, encoded by the coding sequence GTGGCTACCACGGCACCGGCCTCAGCGCCGATCGGCCGGCACGGTGACGGCCCGCGCGGGTCCGGGGGATGGCTGGTCGAATCCGGCGCCGGCGACTGGGGTGCGGAACGGGCCTATCTCGACGCGACATACGGGACGGCCCTGTCCATCGACGGCCTCGGTCCGGGGAGTTCGGTCCGGCACCGGTACGGCACAGCCAGTGGATTCACGGTGGACGAGGTGAGCCTTCGGCGCGGTGTCCGGCTGGTCGCTCGGCCCGAGACCGGGGTGATGATCGCGCTGGCGGTGGACGGCGCGGTGCAGTTGGGGGACACCGAACTCGGACCCGGCGAGTCGGTCCTGGCGGATGAGCGGCGCGGTTGGTCCGCCACGGCGCGCTCGGGCACCGTCGTGCTGATCATGCTCGAGGCGTGGCTGATTCAGCGGGCAGCGGATGAGCGGGGTGCGGGACTGCTCGCGATGCGCAACCTGCACCCCCGACCGGTGCTGCAGCAGTTGGGCGAAGCCTGGCAGCGCAGCGTGCACTACGTCGTGGAGATGATGGACGCGCGGGCGCCCCGCGCTCTCGTCGATGCCGGCGGCCAGGTACTCGCCGCCGCGGTGCTCGCCTGCTTCGCATCCCCGCCCGCGCCACCCTCACCGGCGGGCGCGCACGTCATGGATCTGCCTACGCCGTTGCGGCGCGCCATGGCCTTCATCGCCGCCGGCGCGCGCGAGGCGATCGGCGTCAACGAGATCGCCGAAGCGGTGCATCTGTCGCCGCGGGCCGTCCAATACCTGTTTCGCAGGCACCTCGACGAAACTCCGACCGAACACCTACGTCGGGTGCGGCTCCAGCGCGCCCATCTGGACCTGCTCGCGGCCGACCGAAGCGGCACCACGGTGTCCGAGGTGGCGCGGCGCTGGGGATTCGGCCATACCGGACGTTTTGCGGTGCTTTACCGGGAGACTTATGGAGTCAGCCCGCATATGACATTGCGTGGTTAG
- a CDS encoding STAS domain-containing protein: protein MASTQNRAGNLFRAPRRGDTVLTVATRWYDPAVIVATLDGVVDAANVDTVVDVVLDRAMLCCSLIVDLRAVTYMSISGLEALLLLHGRCEIADTRWTIIPSDAVQRLLHRFDTTGVVPTTTCLEDGFAAAELHVPIVQVAGPGDEGRIA, encoded by the coding sequence ATGGCGTCGACTCAGAACCGGGCCGGCAACCTTTTTCGGGCTCCCCGCCGCGGGGATACCGTGCTGACGGTGGCGACCCGGTGGTACGACCCTGCGGTCATCGTGGCGACCCTCGACGGCGTCGTCGATGCGGCGAACGTCGACACCGTCGTCGACGTGGTGTTGGACCGGGCCATGCTGTGCTGCTCGTTGATCGTCGACCTACGCGCTGTCACGTACATGTCCATTTCCGGACTTGAGGCGCTGCTTCTCCTGCATGGGCGCTGCGAGATCGCGGACACCAGGTGGACGATCATCCCCTCGGATGCGGTCCAGCGGCTTTTGCATCGATTCGACACCACCGGCGTGGTGCCGACGACGACATGTCTGGAAGACGGGTTCGCCGCCGCAGAACTCCATGTGCCCATCGTGCAGGTGGCGGGACCCGGCGACGAGGGCCGGATCGCCTGA
- a CDS encoding fatty acyl-AMP ligase — translation MGREALSDKIVESAVPSIEEYVRPDGTIVIPDGITLTSFLDRNREVYGDAPAYRFLDYTQGTEGRAIELSWNGMWAKVGAVGARLQQVTTRGDRVAILAPQGVDYVAAFFAAIHAGNIAVPLFAPALAGHTERLAAVLADAKPTVVLTTTAGSEAVRNFLRTLPAAERPRMIAVDAVPDAVAQTFSPVPLETDDVAYLQYTSGSTRTPAGVEITHRNVCTNVLQMVLAGDLDMGVRSVSWLPLYHDMGLIMIMFPALCGAHITLMDPMAFVRRPYRWIKALGIESAHGRTFAAAPNFAFDLAAERGLPPSGDDLDLTNVVTLLNGSEPVTLSSIEKFTAAFAPYGLPATAIKPSYGMAEATLSVASIAPSAAAEAVYLDRAELNAGRAVVVDAGADGAVAHVSCGQPIPNQWAVIASPDGEELPDGTVGEIWLHGNNVGRGYFGRAEETLRVFGNKLQTRLRDDSHADDVPDNGLWLATGDLGVYLDGELYLTGRIKDMIIVDGRNHYPTDIETTVSAASPAVRSGYVAAFSVPGTASEELVIVAERAAGSGRAEPGPIVDAIRAAVSRNHQVRVADIRMVAAGVIPRTTSGKLARNACRTEYLAGKFDR, via the coding sequence ATGGGTCGGGAAGCGTTGAGTGACAAGATCGTTGAATCTGCCGTGCCGAGTATCGAAGAATACGTCCGGCCAGACGGCACCATCGTCATACCCGACGGCATCACACTGACCTCTTTTCTGGACCGCAATCGCGAGGTTTACGGCGATGCGCCGGCGTACCGGTTCCTGGACTACACCCAAGGCACCGAAGGCCGGGCGATCGAGCTCAGCTGGAACGGGATGTGGGCCAAGGTGGGCGCGGTCGGCGCCCGGCTGCAGCAGGTCACCACCCGCGGTGACCGCGTCGCCATCCTGGCTCCCCAGGGCGTGGACTACGTGGCGGCGTTCTTCGCGGCGATCCATGCCGGCAATATCGCGGTGCCGCTGTTCGCGCCGGCCCTGGCCGGGCATACCGAACGGCTGGCCGCGGTGCTCGCCGATGCCAAACCCACGGTGGTGCTGACCACCACCGCCGGGTCGGAGGCCGTACGCAACTTCCTGCGTACCCTGCCCGCCGCCGAACGTCCCCGGATGATCGCCGTGGACGCGGTGCCCGACGCCGTCGCCCAGACCTTCTCGCCGGTACCGCTGGAGACCGACGACGTCGCCTACCTGCAATACACCTCGGGATCCACCCGTACGCCCGCCGGCGTGGAGATCACCCACCGCAACGTCTGTACCAACGTGCTGCAGATGGTTCTGGCCGGCGATCTGGACATGGGCGTGCGCAGTGTCAGCTGGCTGCCGCTCTACCACGACATGGGACTGATCATGATCATGTTCCCGGCGCTGTGCGGCGCGCACATCACCCTGATGGACCCGATGGCCTTCGTCCGCCGGCCCTACCGCTGGATCAAGGCGCTCGGCATCGAGTCCGCCCACGGGCGCACCTTCGCCGCGGCTCCCAACTTCGCCTTCGACTTGGCCGCCGAACGCGGCCTGCCGCCCAGTGGTGACGACCTGGACCTCACCAACGTGGTCACCCTCCTCAACGGCTCAGAGCCCGTGACGCTGTCTTCCATCGAGAAGTTCACCGCGGCATTCGCGCCCTACGGGCTGCCCGCCACCGCGATCAAACCGTCCTACGGTATGGCCGAAGCCACCCTGTCGGTGGCCAGCATCGCCCCGTCCGCGGCAGCCGAGGCGGTCTATCTGGACCGCGCCGAGCTCAACGCCGGCCGTGCCGTGGTGGTCGATGCCGGCGCCGACGGTGCGGTGGCCCACGTGTCCTGTGGTCAGCCGATCCCTAACCAGTGGGCGGTGATCGCCAGCCCCGACGGCGAAGAGCTTCCCGACGGGACCGTCGGTGAGATCTGGCTGCACGGCAACAATGTCGGGCGCGGCTACTTCGGCCGGGCCGAAGAGACCCTGCGTGTGTTCGGCAACAAGTTGCAGACCCGGCTGCGCGACGACAGCCACGCCGACGATGTCCCCGACAACGGATTGTGGCTTGCCACAGGTGATCTCGGTGTCTATCTGGACGGGGAGCTGTACCTCACCGGCCGGATCAAAGACATGATCATCGTCGACGGCCGCAACCACTACCCCACCGATATCGAAACCACGGTGAGCGCCGCCTCCCCCGCCGTCCGCTCCGGTTACGTCGCCGCATTCTCGGTACCCGGCACCGCCAGCGAGGAACTCGTCATCGTCGCCGAACGCGCCGCCGGGTCGGGCCGGGCCGAACCCGGCCCCATCGTGGACGCGATACGTGCCGCGGTGTCACGGAACCACCAGGTGCGCGTGGCCGACATACGGATGGTCGCTGCCGGGGTCATCCCGCGCACGACGTCGGGCAAGCTGGCCCGAAATGCCTGCCGGACAGAGTATTTGGCTGGGAAGTTCGACCGCTAG
- a CDS encoding Imm51 family immunity protein, which produces MEPFEPFDLFKGDSEDVDHTLLLDADEYLPVEDVVDDAGHIANGHFWTAVARYLISQHQPALASTIEFDPEAGTFAAYGDRDSLIELHALPAVTDPDIIATLIDAAGNDLFT; this is translated from the coding sequence ATGGAACCATTCGAACCATTCGATCTCTTCAAGGGCGACAGCGAAGACGTCGACCACACACTCCTGCTCGACGCAGATGAGTATCTTCCCGTCGAGGACGTCGTGGACGATGCCGGGCACATCGCCAACGGGCATTTCTGGACTGCGGTCGCCCGATACCTGATCAGTCAGCACCAACCAGCGTTAGCCAGCACCATCGAATTCGATCCCGAGGCCGGAACATTCGCCGCCTACGGTGACCGTGACAGCCTCATTGAGCTGCACGCCCTCCCCGCGGTCACCGACCCCGACATCATCGCCACACTCATTGACGCCGCGGGGAACGACCTCTTCACGTAA